A stretch of the Streptomyces sp. NBC_00078 genome encodes the following:
- a CDS encoding L,D-transpeptidase family protein produces the protein MRKNGASRTAVAVAVLGTLAVMSVACGSERQGGAGEKGAAGGTRPHIADRTRTIPDVGDPLQRRIPAHSGQVVAVYGDGKDSADSTVVLYGKQGSAWDRMRSWPAHNGKKGWTADHHEGDRRSPIGVFTLTDAGGVLADPGARLPYTRDASFEAPRWWARSHWHDFDYVIAIDYNRVKGTPPDDPTRPEGDAKGGSIWLHMDHGSGTSACVSVSRAAMEYLLRTLDPDRHPVVVMGDRADLKSSHF, from the coding sequence ATGCGAAAGAACGGTGCATCTCGTACGGCGGTCGCGGTGGCGGTCCTGGGAACGCTGGCGGTGATGTCGGTGGCCTGCGGCAGCGAGCGACAGGGCGGCGCAGGTGAGAAGGGCGCCGCGGGCGGCACCCGCCCGCACATCGCCGACCGCACCCGGACCATCCCTGACGTCGGCGACCCTCTGCAACGGCGGATCCCCGCCCACTCCGGCCAGGTCGTGGCGGTGTACGGCGACGGCAAGGACTCCGCGGACTCCACGGTCGTGCTGTACGGCAAGCAGGGCTCGGCCTGGGACCGGATGCGCAGCTGGCCGGCGCACAACGGCAAGAAGGGCTGGACCGCCGACCATCACGAGGGCGACCGGCGCAGCCCGATCGGCGTGTTCACCCTCACCGACGCGGGCGGCGTCCTCGCCGACCCCGGCGCCCGGCTCCCCTACACCCGCGACGCGTCCTTCGAGGCCCCGCGCTGGTGGGCCCGCTCGCACTGGCACGACTTCGACTACGTCATCGCCATCGACTACAACCGCGTCAAGGGCACCCCGCCCGACGACCCGACGCGCCCCGAGGGCGACGCGAAGGGTGGCAGCATCTGGCTGCACATGGACCATGGCAGCGGTACGTCGGCCTGCGTCAGCGTCTCCCGGGCGGCGATGGAGTATCTGCTGCGCACGCTCGACCCGGACCGGCATCCCGTGGTGGTGATGGGGGACAGGGCGGACCTGAAGTCCTCGCACTTCTGA
- a CDS encoding ABC transporter ATP-binding protein — MQIQDLPYPDPGVPDARSGPRFLWWLGRNQLGGQFKSLAWGLLHFVSVSALPFCVGAAVQAVVDRSGRQLALAGGLLALTGVGIALGDTFLHRTAVTNWITAAARVQQLLARRAALLGSALTRRVAAGEVVAVSTGDVEKIGWFVEAVSRFTAAAVTVVLVCVALVVYQPALGVVVAAGLPVLAFAVLPLLPRATRRADFQREKAGRATELASDTVAGLRVLRGIGGEELFLDRYRRASQEVRHAAVRSARMWSLISAIQVLLPGLLMVAVVFYGVHLARQGRITVGELVTVYSSVMILTYPLRHFEEIAMAYSFSRPSATRAAGVLALERATDTGGSRAADLPSGDLYDPATGLLAPTGRLTAVVCGDPDAAGRLAERLGGHPPEQGVSVLLGGVPLDELPLDTARKAVLVQDKDPVLLSGSLHELLDVPASGDVAAQDSLAAAQCGDVLEALAQGSLDAADPMDARITERGRSLSGGQRQRLALARSLITDPEVLVLDEPTSAVDSHTEARIAKGVRALREGRTTVVFTSSPLLLDHADRVVLVHEGEVAAVGVHRELVHTEPRYRAVVTRETEEEAAPSGVLDMDELEEIEETA; from the coding sequence ATGCAGATTCAAGACCTTCCCTATCCCGACCCGGGCGTGCCGGACGCCCGCTCGGGTCCCCGATTCCTGTGGTGGCTCGGCCGAAACCAACTGGGTGGTCAGTTCAAGTCGCTGGCCTGGGGCCTGCTGCATTTCGTGTCGGTCTCCGCGCTGCCGTTCTGCGTCGGCGCGGCCGTCCAGGCCGTCGTCGACCGCTCGGGCCGGCAACTCGCCCTTGCGGGAGGGCTGTTGGCGCTGACCGGCGTGGGCATCGCCCTCGGCGACACGTTCCTGCACCGCACCGCGGTGACCAACTGGATCACGGCCGCCGCCCGCGTGCAGCAGCTGCTCGCCCGCAGGGCGGCCCTGCTGGGCTCGGCGCTGACGCGGCGTGTCGCGGCCGGCGAGGTCGTCGCCGTCTCCACCGGCGACGTCGAGAAGATCGGCTGGTTCGTGGAGGCCGTCTCCCGTTTCACCGCGGCGGCCGTCACGGTCGTGCTGGTCTGTGTCGCCCTGGTCGTCTACCAGCCGGCGCTCGGCGTCGTCGTCGCCGCGGGCCTGCCCGTGCTGGCGTTCGCGGTGCTGCCGCTGCTGCCGCGGGCGACCCGGCGGGCCGACTTCCAGCGCGAGAAGGCGGGGCGGGCCACCGAGCTGGCCTCGGACACCGTCGCCGGCCTGCGCGTGCTGCGCGGTATCGGCGGCGAGGAACTGTTCCTCGACCGCTACCGCCGCGCCTCCCAGGAGGTCCGCCACGCCGCCGTGCGCAGTGCCCGCATGTGGTCCCTGATCTCCGCGATCCAGGTGCTGCTGCCGGGTCTGCTGATGGTGGCGGTCGTCTTCTACGGCGTCCACCTGGCACGCCAGGGCCGCATCACCGTCGGCGAACTGGTCACCGTCTACAGCTCGGTGATGATCCTCACCTATCCGCTGCGCCACTTCGAGGAGATCGCCATGGCGTACTCCTTCTCGCGGCCCTCCGCCACGCGGGCGGCGGGCGTGCTGGCGCTGGAGCGGGCCACGGACACCGGCGGTTCGCGCGCGGCCGACCTCCCCTCCGGGGACCTGTACGACCCGGCGACCGGACTGCTCGCGCCCACCGGCCGCCTGACCGCCGTCGTGTGCGGCGACCCGGACGCGGCGGGGCGCCTGGCCGAACGGCTGGGCGGGCACCCGCCCGAGCAAGGCGTGTCCGTCCTGCTCGGCGGCGTCCCCCTGGACGAGCTGCCGCTGGACACGGCCCGCAAGGCCGTCCTCGTCCAGGACAAGGACCCGGTGCTGCTGTCCGGCTCGCTGCACGAACTGCTCGACGTACCCGCTTCGGGTGACGTCGCCGCACAGGACTCGCTGGCGGCCGCCCAGTGCGGGGACGTCCTGGAGGCGCTGGCCCAGGGGTCGTTGGACGCCGCGGACCCGATGGACGCGCGGATCACCGAACGCGGGCGGTCGCTGTCCGGCGGTCAGCGCCAGCGGCTCGCGCTCGCCCGGTCGCTGATCACCGACCCGGAGGTGCTCGTCCTGGACGAGCCGACCTCGGCCGTCGACTCGCACACCGAGGCGCGGATCGCCAAGGGAGTGCGTGCCCTGCGGGAAGGACGGACGACGGTGGTCTTCACCTCCTCCCCGCTGCTCCTGGACCACGCCGACCGCGTCGTGCTGGTGCACGAGGGCGAGGTCGCGGCGGTCGGTGTGCACCGCGAGCTGGTGCACACCGAGCCCCGCTACCGGGCCGTGGTGACCCGGGAGACCGAGGAAGAGGCCGCCCCGAGCGGCGTGCTCGACATGGACGAACTGGAAGAAATCGAGGAGACGGCATGA
- a CDS encoding ABC transporter ATP-binding protein has protein sequence MIGVAPPAYDPAAPTTANTLPVGAPATVRAYVAELFRRHRRAFLILITVNTVSVIASMAGPWLLGDLVQRVSDGARELHLPLIVSLFVLALVVQAVFVREVRLRGAMLGERMLADLREDFLVRSVGLPPGVLERAGTGDLLSRITTDIDRLANAMREAVPQLSIGVVWVVLLLGGLVVTVPPLAPAVLIAVPLLVVGCRWYFKRAPSGYRSEAAGYAAVAAALAETVDAGRTVEAHRLGDRRIELSERRVKEWTAWENYTLWLRSVLFPVINLTHVTVLASVLMIGGVFVLRGWIDVGQLTTGALIAQMLVDPVNLILRWYDELQVAQVSLARLVGVRDIEPDAGGRTPAPDGRDVHADRVHFGYREGVDVLREVSLRVAPGTRLALVGPSGAGKSTLGRLLAGIYAPREGRITLGGAELSRMPAEQVRSHVALVNQEHHVFVGSLRDNLLLARTDAVDTELWAALGAVDADGWARALDDGLDTEVGSGGLTLTPAQAQQIALARLVLADPHTLVLDEATSLLDPRAARHLERSLARVLDGRTVVAIAHRLHTAHDADVIAVVESGRISELGSHDDLVAAQGAYAALWRSWHG, from the coding sequence ATGATCGGCGTGGCGCCACCGGCGTACGACCCGGCAGCCCCGACGACGGCGAACACCCTGCCCGTCGGCGCCCCCGCGACCGTACGCGCCTATGTGGCCGAGCTGTTCCGGCGACACCGGCGTGCCTTTCTGATCCTCATCACCGTCAACACGGTGTCCGTGATCGCCTCGATGGCGGGCCCATGGCTGCTGGGCGACCTCGTCCAGCGGGTGTCGGACGGTGCGCGGGAGCTTCATCTGCCGCTCATCGTCTCGCTGTTCGTGCTCGCCCTGGTCGTGCAGGCGGTGTTCGTGCGGGAGGTGCGGTTGCGCGGGGCGATGCTCGGCGAGCGGATGCTGGCCGATCTGCGCGAGGACTTCCTCGTACGGTCGGTCGGGCTGCCGCCGGGTGTCCTGGAGCGGGCGGGCACAGGTGATCTGCTGTCCCGGATCACCACGGACATCGACCGGCTGGCGAACGCGATGCGCGAGGCCGTGCCGCAGCTGTCGATCGGCGTGGTGTGGGTGGTGCTGCTGCTCGGCGGGCTCGTCGTCACTGTGCCGCCGCTGGCGCCCGCCGTCCTGATCGCCGTTCCCCTCCTGGTGGTCGGCTGCCGCTGGTACTTCAAACGGGCGCCGTCCGGCTACCGTTCCGAGGCCGCGGGGTACGCCGCCGTGGCCGCCGCCCTTGCCGAGACCGTCGACGCAGGCCGCACCGTCGAGGCCCACCGCCTCGGCGACCGCCGCATCGAACTGTCGGAGCGCCGGGTCAAGGAGTGGACAGCCTGGGAGAACTACACGCTGTGGCTGCGGTCCGTGCTCTTCCCCGTCATCAACCTCACCCATGTGACCGTGCTCGCTTCGGTGCTGATGATCGGCGGCGTGTTCGTCCTGCGGGGCTGGATCGACGTGGGCCAGCTGACCACGGGCGCGCTGATCGCGCAGATGCTCGTGGATCCGGTGAACCTCATCCTGCGCTGGTACGACGAGCTGCAGGTGGCGCAGGTGTCGCTGGCCCGGCTGGTCGGCGTACGCGACATCGAGCCGGACGCCGGGGGCCGGACCCCGGCGCCCGACGGACGTGACGTGCACGCGGACCGGGTGCACTTCGGCTACCGCGAGGGTGTGGACGTGCTGCGCGAGGTGTCCCTGCGGGTCGCGCCGGGTACCCGGCTGGCCTTGGTGGGCCCTTCCGGCGCGGGCAAGTCCACGCTGGGCAGGCTGCTCGCCGGCATCTACGCGCCCCGGGAGGGTCGCATCACCCTCGGCGGCGCCGAGCTGTCCCGGATGCCCGCCGAACAGGTCCGCTCCCACGTGGCCCTCGTCAACCAGGAGCATCACGTCTTCGTGGGCTCCCTGCGCGACAACCTCCTGCTGGCCCGTACGGACGCGGTGGACACCGAACTGTGGGCGGCGCTGGGCGCAGTCGACGCCGACGGCTGGGCCCGTGCGCTGGACGACGGTCTGGACACGGAGGTCGGCTCGGGCGGGCTGACCCTCACCCCGGCCCAGGCCCAGCAGATCGCGCTGGCCCGCCTGGTGCTGGCGGACCCGCACACGCTGGTCCTGGACGAGGCGACCTCGCTGCTCGACCCACGTGCGGCACGCCACCTCGAACGGTCCCTCGCCCGCGTCCTCGACGGCCGCACGGTCGTCGCCATCGCCCACCGGCTGCACACCGCCCACGACGCGGACGTCATCGCCGTCGTGGAGAGCGGCCGCATCAGCGAGCTGGGCAGCCACGACGACCTGGTCGCGGCACAGGGCGCGTACGCGGCGCTGTGGCGGTCGTGGCACGGGTGA
- a CDS encoding sigma-70 family RNA polymerase sigma factor, with translation MELFPRADRVDDASLVAGFALGDEQAAAAFVRRFQDAVHGLALSVTRDPMLAEDVSQEVFVRAWRAAGNYDPRRASALTWLLTITRNAAIDAVRARRATPVLAETLERLLDVTLRADNDSDGTARQALAALESERALARLRVLPVEQARAVALAVLGGCTAAEVGRHENIPLGTAKTRIRTGLRRLRDALKEGSRDGTPP, from the coding sequence GTGGAACTGTTCCCTCGCGCGGACCGGGTCGACGACGCCTCGCTCGTCGCCGGCTTCGCGCTGGGCGACGAACAGGCGGCGGCCGCCTTCGTCCGCCGCTTCCAGGACGCGGTCCACGGTCTGGCGCTCTCCGTGACCCGCGATCCGATGCTGGCCGAGGACGTGAGCCAGGAGGTGTTCGTCCGGGCCTGGCGGGCGGCGGGGAACTACGACCCCCGCCGGGCCTCGGCGCTCACCTGGCTGCTGACCATCACCCGAAACGCCGCGATCGACGCCGTACGGGCCCGGCGCGCCACGCCTGTCCTCGCGGAGACCCTGGAGCGGCTGCTGGATGTGACCCTGCGGGCCGACAACGACTCCGACGGCACTGCGCGACAGGCCCTCGCCGCCCTGGAGAGCGAGCGCGCCCTCGCCCGGCTGCGGGTCCTGCCCGTCGAGCAGGCCCGCGCCGTCGCCCTCGCCGTGCTCGGCGGCTGCACCGCCGCCGAGGTGGGCCGGCACGAGAACATCCCCCTGGGCACAGCCAAGACCCGCATCCGCACCGGCCTGCGCAGACTGCGCGACGCGCTGAAGGAGGGAAGCCGCGATGGAACGCCACCCTGA
- a CDS encoding DUF5709 domain-containing protein: MNSADGWGDDVYQPDGSEIQEDSGLLDSEDSLVNDGVDDPLDRGWSPPDRPWAVERADVTAAERRHGETLEQRLAEEVPDLMAPDDDGIGDCDGTDGELLDNEVGTARSGRLVAPDEGAHEDDESAMVATDVGIDGAAASAEEAAMHIVDEDALSG, translated from the coding sequence GTGAACAGCGCCGACGGATGGGGAGACGACGTCTACCAGCCCGACGGATCCGAGATCCAGGAGGACTCCGGGCTGCTCGACTCGGAGGACTCCCTGGTCAACGATGGTGTCGACGACCCCCTCGACCGGGGCTGGTCCCCTCCGGACAGACCATGGGCGGTGGAGCGTGCCGATGTGACGGCGGCGGAACGACGGCACGGGGAGACGTTGGAACAGCGGCTCGCCGAGGAAGTGCCGGATCTCATGGCGCCCGACGACGACGGCATCGGCGACTGCGACGGCACCGACGGCGAACTCCTGGACAACGAGGTCGGCACCGCCCGCTCCGGACGTCTCGTGGCACCCGACGAGGGCGCGCACGAGGACGACGAGAGCGCCATGGTCGCCACGGATGTGGGCATCGACGGCGCGGCGGCGTCCGCCGAGGAGGCCGCGATGCACATCGTCGACGAGGACGCCCTGTCCGGCTGA
- a CDS encoding type B 50S ribosomal protein L31, with amino-acid sequence MEQDKHPDYHPVVFRDRAAGYAFLTRSTATSNRTIEWDDGETYPVVDVEISSESHPFYTGKARTVDTEGRIAQFERRYGGGGEAGGEQGSTG; translated from the coding sequence ATGGAGCAGGACAAGCACCCCGACTACCACCCGGTGGTCTTCCGCGACCGCGCGGCAGGCTACGCCTTCCTGACCCGGTCCACCGCGACCAGCAACCGGACCATCGAGTGGGACGACGGCGAGACCTACCCGGTGGTGGACGTGGAGATCTCCTCCGAGAGCCACCCGTTCTACACCGGCAAGGCGCGGACGGTGGACACGGAGGGCCGCATCGCCCAGTTCGAGCGACGCTACGGGGGCGGGGGCGAGGCCGGAGGCGAGCAGGGTTCCACCGGCTGA
- a CDS encoding metal-dependent hydrolase — translation MMGPAHSLSGAAAWLGVGAAAAAAGHAMPWPVLLVGALICAGAALAPDLDHKAATISRAFGPLSRGLCEIVDKLSYAVYKATRKQGDPRRAGGHRTLTHTWLWAVLLGAGTSVAAITGGRWAVLAILFVHMVLAIEGLLWRAARGSSSDVLVWLLAATSAWILASVLDKPGNGSDWLFTQPGQAYLWLGLPIVLGAIVHDIGDALTVSGCPILWPIPVGRKRWYPIGPPKFMRFRAGSWVELKVLMPVFMLLGGVGCAAALNFI, via the coding sequence ATGATGGGACCAGCACACTCACTGTCGGGCGCCGCCGCCTGGCTCGGCGTCGGTGCGGCGGCCGCGGCGGCAGGGCACGCCATGCCCTGGCCCGTACTCCTGGTCGGCGCCCTGATCTGCGCCGGAGCCGCGCTCGCACCGGACCTGGACCACAAGGCGGCCACCATCTCGAGGGCCTTCGGTCCCCTCTCACGCGGGCTGTGCGAGATCGTCGACAAGCTCTCCTACGCCGTCTACAAGGCGACGAGGAAGCAGGGCGACCCGCGCCGCGCCGGGGGTCACCGCACGCTCACCCACACCTGGCTGTGGGCTGTCCTGCTCGGCGCGGGTACGTCGGTCGCCGCCATCACCGGTGGCCGCTGGGCGGTCCTCGCCATCCTCTTCGTCCACATGGTGCTGGCCATCGAGGGCCTGTTGTGGCGGGCGGCCCGGGGATCCAGCAGCGACGTCCTGGTCTGGCTGCTGGCCGCGACCAGCGCGTGGATCCTCGCCAGCGTCCTGGACAAGCCGGGCAACGGCTCGGACTGGCTGTTCACACAGCCCGGCCAGGCCTACCTGTGGCTGGGCCTGCCGATCGTGCTGGGCGCGATAGTGCACGACATCGGGGACGCGCTGACGGTCTCGGGGTGCCCGATCCTGTGGCCGATCCCGGTGGGCCGCAAGCGCTGGTACCCGATCGGTCCGCCGAAGTTCATGCGGTTCCGGGCGGGCAGCTGGGTCGAGCTCAAGGTGCTGATGCCGGTGTTCATGCTGCTCGGCGGAGTGGGCTGCGCGGCGGCGCTGAACTTCATCTGA
- a CDS encoding DEAD/DEAH box helicase has protein sequence MTLIDQLPPTADPDALYEAFESWAQERGLTLYSHQEEALIEAVSGANVIVSTPTGSGKSMIAAGAHFAALARDEVTFYTAPIKALVSEKFFELCKIFGTENVGMLTGDASVNSDAPVICCTAEVLASIALRDGKNADVGQVVMDEFHFYAEGDRGWAWQIPILELPQAQFVLMSATLGDVAMFEKDLTRRTGRPTSVVRSATRPVPLSYEYRLTPLTETLTELLETRQAPVYIVHFTQAQAVERAQALMSINMCTREEKDQIAELIGNFRFTTKFGRNLSRYVRHGIGVHHAGMLPKYRRLVEKLAQAGLLKVICGTDTLGVGVNVPIRTVLFTALTKYDGSRVRTLRAREFHQIAGRAGRAGFDTAGFVIAQAPEHVVENEKALAKAGDDPKKRRKVVRKKAPEGFVGWTETTFDKLITSDPEPLTSRFRVTHTMLLSVIARPGNAFEAMRHLLEDNHEPRKQQLRHIRRAIAIYRSLLDGGIVEKLDEPDASGRIVRLTVDLQQDFALNQPLSTFALAAFELLEPESPSYALDMVSVVESTLDDPRQILVAQLNKAKGEAVAAMKADGVEYEERMERLQDITYPKPLEELLFHAYDTYRKSHPWVGDHPLSPKSVIRDMYERAMSFTELVSFYELARTEGIVLRYLASAYKTLDHNIPDDLKSEDLQDLIEWLGEMVRQVDSSLLDEWEQLANPEEMTAEEAQEKADEVKPVTSNARAFRVLVRNAMFRRVELAALDHVEELGELDAESGWDADAWGEAMDKYWDEYDDLGTGPDARGPKLLLIEEEPEHGLWRARQIFADPNGDHDWGISAEIDLAASDTEGRAIVRVTDVGQL, from the coding sequence GTGACCCTCATCGATCAGCTGCCACCGACCGCCGACCCCGACGCCCTCTACGAAGCCTTCGAGTCGTGGGCCCAGGAGCGCGGGCTCACGCTCTACTCCCACCAGGAGGAAGCGCTGATCGAGGCGGTCTCCGGGGCGAACGTGATCGTGTCGACGCCCACCGGCTCCGGTAAGAGCATGATCGCGGCGGGCGCCCACTTCGCCGCCCTCGCCCGGGACGAGGTCACCTTCTACACGGCGCCGATCAAGGCGCTGGTGTCGGAGAAGTTCTTCGAGCTGTGCAAGATCTTCGGCACCGAGAACGTCGGCATGCTGACCGGCGACGCGTCCGTGAACTCGGATGCGCCCGTCATCTGCTGCACCGCCGAAGTGCTCGCCTCGATCGCACTGCGCGACGGGAAGAACGCTGACGTCGGCCAGGTCGTCATGGACGAGTTCCACTTCTACGCGGAGGGGGACCGTGGCTGGGCCTGGCAGATCCCGATCCTGGAACTCCCCCAGGCGCAGTTCGTCCTGATGTCCGCCACACTCGGCGACGTCGCGATGTTCGAGAAGGACCTCACCCGGCGCACCGGCCGCCCCACGTCGGTGGTCCGCTCGGCGACCCGCCCGGTCCCCCTCTCCTACGAATACCGGCTCACCCCGCTCACGGAGACGCTGACCGAGCTGCTGGAGACCAGGCAGGCCCCGGTCTACATCGTGCACTTCACGCAGGCGCAGGCCGTGGAGCGGGCGCAGGCGCTGATGAGCATCAACATGTGCACGCGCGAGGAGAAGGACCAGATCGCGGAGCTGATCGGCAACTTCCGCTTCACCACCAAGTTCGGCCGCAACCTCTCGCGTTACGTGCGGCACGGCATCGGCGTGCATCACGCCGGCATGCTGCCCAAGTACCGGCGGCTGGTGGAGAAGCTCGCCCAGGCCGGCCTGCTGAAGGTGATCTGCGGCACGGACACGCTGGGCGTCGGCGTCAACGTGCCCATCCGCACAGTGCTGTTCACAGCCCTGACCAAGTACGACGGGAGCCGCGTCCGCACGCTGCGGGCCCGTGAGTTCCATCAGATCGCCGGTCGAGCAGGGCGGGCCGGGTTCGACACGGCGGGCTTCGTCATCGCCCAGGCTCCCGAGCACGTCGTCGAGAACGAGAAGGCGCTGGCCAAGGCGGGCGACGACCCGAAGAAGCGCCGCAAGGTCGTCCGCAAGAAGGCACCGGAGGGCTTCGTCGGCTGGACGGAGACCACCTTCGACAAGCTCATCACCTCCGATCCGGAACCGCTGACCTCCCGCTTCCGGGTGACGCACACGATGCTGCTGTCGGTGATCGCCCGCCCGGGCAACGCCTTCGAGGCGATGCGGCACCTCCTGGAGGACAACCACGAGCCACGCAAGCAGCAGCTGAGGCACATCCGGCGCGCGATCGCCATCTATCGCTCGCTGCTGGACGGCGGCATCGTGGAGAAACTCGACGAGCCGGACGCCTCGGGCCGGATCGTCCGTCTCACCGTGGACCTGCAGCAGGACTTCGCCCTCAACCAGCCGCTGTCCACTTTCGCGCTCGCCGCGTTCGAACTGCTCGAACCGGAGTCGCCGTCGTATGCGCTGGACATGGTGTCCGTCGTCGAGTCGACGCTGGACGACCCGCGGCAGATCCTCGTCGCCCAGCTGAACAAGGCCAAGGGCGAGGCCGTCGCCGCGATGAAGGCTGACGGCGTCGAGTACGAGGAGCGCATGGAGCGCCTCCAGGACATCACCTACCCCAAGCCGCTGGAGGAGCTGCTCTTCCACGCCTACGACACGTACCGCAAGAGCCATCCCTGGGTGGGCGACCATCCGCTGTCGCCGAAGTCCGTCATCCGCGACATGTACGAACGGGCGATGTCCTTCACGGAGTTGGTGTCGTTCTACGAGCTGGCCCGCACCGAGGGCATCGTGCTGCGCTACCTCGCGAGCGCCTACAAGACCCTCGACCACAACATCCCGGACGACCTCAAGTCCGAGGACCTGCAGGACCTGATCGAGTGGCTCGGCGAGATGGTCCGCCAGGTCGACTCCAGCCTGCTGGACGAGTGGGAGCAGCTCGCCAACCCGGAGGAGATGACGGCCGAGGAGGCCCAGGAGAAGGCCGACGAGGTCAAGCCGGTCACCTCCAACGCGCGCGCCTTCCGGGTCCTGGTCCGCAACGCGATGTTCCGCCGCGTCGAGCTCGCCGCCCTGGACCACGTCGAGGAGCTGGGCGAGTTGGACGCCGAGTCCGGCTGGGACGCCGACGCGTGGGGCGAGGCGATGGACAAGTACTGGGACGAGTACGACGACCTGGGCACCGGCCCCGACGCCCGCGGCCCCAAGCTGCTGCTCATCGAGGAGGAGCCGGAGCACGGCCTGTGGCGCGCTCGCCAGATCTTCGCCGACCCGAACGGCGATCATGACTGGGGCATCAGCGCGGAGATCGACCTCGCGGCCTCCGACACAGAGGGCCGTGCGATCGTCCGTGTCACCGATGTCGGCCAGCTGTGA
- a CDS encoding acyl-CoA thioesterase II: protein MTNPAERLVDLLDLEQIEVNIFRGRSPHESLQRVFGGQVAGQALVAAGRTTDGDRPVHSLHAYFLRPGRPGVPIVYQVERVRDGRSFTTRRVTAVQQGRTIFNLTASFHQPEEGPFQHQLPPARKVPDPESLPTVMEEVREHLGELPEQLERMARRQPFDIRYVDRLRWTPEEIKDAEPRSAVWMRAVGPLGDAPLVHTCALTYASDMTLLDAVRIPIEPLWGPRSFDMASLDHAMWFHRPFRADEWFLYDQESPIATGGRGLARGRIYDGQGRLIVSVVQEGLFRAL from the coding sequence ATGACGAACCCGGCCGAGAGACTCGTCGACCTGCTCGACCTGGAGCAGATCGAGGTCAACATCTTCCGTGGCCGCAGCCCGCACGAGTCCCTGCAGCGGGTCTTCGGCGGCCAGGTGGCCGGCCAGGCGCTGGTCGCCGCCGGCCGCACCACGGACGGCGACCGTCCGGTGCACTCACTGCACGCGTACTTCCTGCGCCCGGGCCGGCCGGGCGTGCCCATCGTGTACCAGGTGGAGCGGGTGCGGGACGGCAGGTCCTTCACGACCCGCCGGGTCACAGCCGTGCAGCAGGGACGCACGATCTTCAATCTCACCGCTTCCTTTCACCAGCCTGAGGAAGGACCCTTCCAGCACCAGCTGCCGCCGGCCCGCAAGGTCCCGGACCCCGAGTCGCTGCCGACGGTGATGGAGGAGGTCCGCGAGCATCTGGGCGAGCTGCCCGAGCAGTTGGAGCGGATGGCCCGGCGTCAGCCCTTCGACATCCGGTATGTGGACCGGCTGCGCTGGACTCCCGAGGAGATCAAGGACGCCGAGCCGCGCAGCGCTGTGTGGATGCGTGCGGTCGGGCCGCTCGGCGACGCCCCGCTCGTGCACACCTGCGCTCTGACCTACGCCAGTGACATGACCCTCCTGGACGCCGTCCGCATCCCGATCGAACCCCTGTGGGGCCCGCGGAGTTTCGACATGGCGTCGCTGGACCACGCCATGTGGTTCCACCGGCCGTTTCGCGCGGACGAGTGGTTCCTCTACGACCAGGAGTCTCCGATCGCGACGGGCGGCCGGGGGCTTGCCCGCGGCCGGATCTACGACGGGCAGGGACGGCTGATCGTGTCCGTGGTCCAGGAGGGGCTCTTCCGGGCGCTGTAG
- a CDS encoding DUF6397 family protein translates to MSGNTVTQPNSASCTPSRAARELGLKRGEFDLGVNLGHIRTVPDEGGGGLRVTRTEIDRLHAEDGFPGTLKQRVEAVGTKDGAELMAVPLGRFTRLARLGVVVPVRFYLNRYRAVVWLYLAEELRQFAADENNAPLLRGRTSAGLRQQLAEGLDLRPRTWRGRHLGFLRRRAGDHPWACAAAVASQLDAVQIAEIVQDPYERAHLNRFRPSPPAHGAPGSPAAHLAESLSMAQDPGEIGWLRADLAQAVDEARALQPAPRPTPGHGRPAPGPAPTEAREPTHPTLPTAAEQSPTESEEPGCSRGLLSRLLRRSA, encoded by the coding sequence ATGTCCGGCAACACTGTCACGCAACCGAACAGCGCATCCTGCACGCCGAGCCGTGCGGCCCGCGAACTGGGCCTGAAGCGAGGGGAGTTCGACCTCGGCGTCAATCTCGGACACATCCGCACCGTGCCGGACGAAGGAGGCGGGGGCCTACGGGTCACCCGCACCGAGATCGACCGCCTGCACGCCGAGGACGGCTTTCCCGGGACACTGAAGCAACGTGTCGAGGCCGTTGGCACGAAGGACGGCGCTGAACTGATGGCCGTACCGCTCGGCAGGTTCACCCGCCTGGCCAGGCTCGGTGTGGTCGTGCCGGTGAGGTTCTACCTCAACCGCTACCGTGCCGTCGTCTGGCTCTATCTGGCTGAAGAACTACGGCAGTTCGCGGCCGACGAGAACAACGCGCCGCTGCTGAGGGGCCGTACGTCCGCCGGACTGCGGCAGCAGCTGGCCGAGGGGCTGGATCTGCGACCGCGGACCTGGCGGGGCCGGCACCTCGGTTTCCTGCGGCGACGAGCGGGCGACCATCCGTGGGCGTGTGCGGCGGCCGTGGCGTCTCAGCTCGACGCCGTTCAGATCGCGGAGATCGTCCAGGACCCCTACGAGCGCGCCCACCTGAACCGGTTCCGGCCCAGTCCGCCGGCGCACGGCGCACCCGGTTCGCCCGCCGCGCACTTGGCCGAGAGCCTCTCCATGGCGCAGGACCCCGGTGAGATCGGCTGGCTGCGAGCCGATCTCGCGCAGGCGGTGGACGAGGCGCGCGCACTCCAGCCCGCGCCCCGCCCGACTCCCGGGCACGGGCGGCCGGCTCCCGGGCCGGCGCCGACGGAAGCACGGGAACCGACACACCCCACACTCCCGACGGCCGCGGAGCAGAGCCCAACCGAGTCCGAGGAACCGGGGTGCTCACGCGGGTTGTTGAGCAGACTGCTGCGCAGAAGCGCGTGA